TCGCTCGGCTCACCCATGACCGACGAGGGCGACCGCGCGCGGCTCGGCCGCGAGCCCTACGCGGGCGCCATCGTGAAGTACAATTTCAAAGACTATCTGTGCACGATCTCGGGCATGAACCTGCCTGAGAAGGGCATCACGTTGCACGAGAGCTACGTCACGGGCGTGGTCGACTGAGCGGGGGCACGGCCCTCTTCAGCCGCGCGCTTCGCCTCACCTCGCTCCGCACACGCCTTCAGCCGAGCGCTTCAGCCGAGCGCGGCGCGCACGGCGCGGTCGAGGTCGCGCGCCGTGCGCACCTCGAGCACGCGCGTGCAGTGGCGCTCGTAGGTCTCCATGGCGCTGTCACCCGAGGCCCAAGCGGCGCGCGCCTCCGGGCAGAGCCAGTGCACCGCGCCGGCTCGCGCGGCGATGCGGGCGAGCGCGTCGGCGCCCGCGTCGAGATAGTTCGTGCGGCCGTCGCCGAGCACGATCACGGTGGTGCGCCGGTCGATCCCCTCGAGCTCGGCGTCTGCGAAGGCGCGGAGGGCCCGGCCGTAGTTCGAGTTCGAGGCGATGGGCACGACCGCGCCTCCAAACGCGGCCGCGAGAGCCTCCGAGATCGGGCGCTCCGCGAAGAGCCGGGTCGTCTCGCCGAGCTCGCTGACGAACACGAACGTGCGGGTGTCATCGAAGAGGCTCTGCGCGAGGTACGTGAGCTCGAGGAGGAACCGCGCCGCGTGGCGCACCGACTCGCTGATGTCGCACAGGACCACGAGCCGGGGTCGCCGCCGGACTCGGGCGCGGAAGACCGGCGCCACCGGAATTCCAAGTGTTTGAAATGACCTGCGTATCGTCGGGCCCGCCGCGGGCTTCCCCCGGGCCGCGCGGCGACGCCGGACCGCGTCGCGGCCGCGCAGGCGCTCCACCAGCCGGCGCACCGCGAGGCGCACCTCCGCGATCTCCGAGGGAGCGAGCTGGTCGAACGGGGTCTCGAGCGGCCCCGCGGGTCGCCCGCGTTCGCGTTCGCGTTCGCGTTCGCGTTCGCGCGCCCGCGCCCGGACGTGCTGGCGCGCCTCGGCCAACGTACGGGCGAGCTCCGCCCGCAGCAGGAGCATGAGCTCCGCGGCGCGCGCCTCGCCGAAGGCTCCCCGCAGGTCTCGGGCGAGCGCGTCGAGGTCGGAGTGCGCTCGTGTCGCGCCGAGGCGCTCGAGGACGCGATGGGCCACGAACCCCGCGCGCAGCGGGGCGTCTGCGCCGGCGAGGAGCGCCGCGGTGGGTCGCGCCGCGAGCAACCTCGTGAGCTCGCCGCGCCCCTCGAGGAGCGCCGCCAGCGTGGTGTCCCCGGCCCCCGCTTCGACGAGCAGCGCGAGATACTCGCGAACCGCCGCGCGCTCCGACGCGGTCACGCCAGCGCGCGCCAGGCGCTCGTCCAGCTCCACGCGGGAGTCGGCGTCGAAGAAGGCGTGGAACGCGGCGTCGTAGGCCTCGCGGCGCGCGGATCGCACGTCGACGAGGCCTGCGACCGCGTCGGCCAAGCGTCCTCGATCCTCGAAACCTAGCAGCACCATGGCCCGCGCGACGTCGAGGGACTGGCTCGGTGCGATCGCGAACCCCTCGCGCCGGAGCGACCAGAGCAGCTCGCTCGTGAGCCGCACGAGCGTACGTGGATCGGCCATCAGCGCGCGCCCGCCTCCGGGGCGCCGGCGTCGCCCGGGGCCGAGGCAGGAGCGGGCAGGTCGGGCTCCGCGAGCAGGCTCTGGACCAAGGTGTCGAGCGCGGCGTCGCGGGCCGGATCGAAGCCAACGAACACGTCGCGGACGACCCCGCGGCGATCGATGACGAACAGGGTCGGCAGGCTCGACACGTGGTAGGCCCGCGACACGAGCCCGCCGGGATCCGCGAGCGAAGGGTACTTGGTGCCGGCGAGCTCCATGAACGTGGCGGCGCGCTCGATCGGATCGGTGGTGACGCCCACGACCCGGAGCCCCTGCGCGCCAAACCGCGCCTGCAGCGCGCTCAGCTGCGGGGCGACCCGTCGACACGGACCGCACCACGTCGCCCAAAAGTCGAGGAGCACGACCTGGCCGCGCAGCGCCGCGAGGCTCGTCGGCGCGCGGCCGATGGGGAGCGCCCCGTCGAACGGGGGTGCAGCGCTCCCCACGTGTTCAAGGCGCACGACGCGCTCGGGACCGGGGTGCTCCCGGAGGGTCGCCTGGAGCGCCCGCCGCGCCCCGGCGCGCTCCACCTCGAGGGCCAGGAGGTCCCCGGGGGCACGGGCCGAGACCAAGCGGATGACCTGGGTGGCTTCACGGACCTCGACGCCCGCAACCCGGACCAGCCGATCGCCCTCGCGGAGCCCTGCAGCCTCGGCCGGGGAGCCACGGACCACGTGGCTGACGACGACGCGCGACGCAGGTGCGCCCGAACGGGCCGCGTCGTCCATGCCCACGCCAAGCCACGCCGGGCGCAGCGAGGCGGCCTCGTGGCGCGCGCCACCCGGGCCCGAGGCCTGCGTGAGCGCGGGCGCGAGCAGGGCAGTCAGCCCCACGAGTGCGACAGAGACGCGCAGCGGACGCCGCGGGACGACCATGGGCCAATCCTACCAGTCGCCGGGGCGATGTTCGAGGCAGGCGCGGCGGGGTTCGCCCACGACAAAAAGCGACATGGCGCACCCAAGAGGGCGCGCCATGTACCAAGCTCGGTGTTCATCGGTGCCGCTTGGGCGACAGCTCAGAAAGAAAGAAAGGACGCTCCTGTCACGACTTCCGACGCCCCAGGCCGCGATCGCAGATGCGAGTCAATTCGAAGGGCTAAGCTCTGTCGCGCGCGCAGTCAGCGAAGAAAGGAGAAAAGTAGGGAAGCAAGGACGCGCGACGCAGATTGCTTAGCAGGGGCCGTGCCATATTGCGCGAAGGCCACATTTTTCGACGTTTTTGGGATCGCGCTCGGCCCGGCCGCAGGACCTGGCGACATCGCGATCCGACCTGGCTCCCACCTCGCAAAAGTTGCGAAGTTGGCACGGTTCTTCCGGGCTACTTCTTGCCGCGCGCCCGGAGCGCCCCGAAGAAGCGACGGAGCCGGTCGGCGGCGGCGGCGGCCAGGACCCCCTCGACCGACTCGAAGCGGTGGTTCAGGGCGTCCCCCACGCCCACGCCAAACAGCGTGGCGACCGCCCCGCCTTTGGGATCGCGGCACCCCCAGACGACCCGCGGCACGCGCGCGAGCACGAGCGCGCCCGCGCACATGGCGCACGGCTCGAGGGTGACGTACGCGGTGACCCCCTCCAGGCGCCAGGAGCCCACCTCCCGCGCCGCGGCGCGGATGGCGAGCACCTCCGCGTGCGCCGTGGGGTCCTGCGACGACTCGCGCCGGTTGTGGGCGCGCGCGATCTCGACGCCGCCCTTCACGAGGACGCACCCCACCGGCACCTCGCCTTCGGCGGCGGCGCGGTCGGCTTCCTCGAGCGCGACGCCCATCCAGCGCAGGTCGTCCGTGCGCAGGTCGATCCGCGCGGGGTCGTGGGGCGGGATCGGCTCGTCGCTCATGGCGTGCGCGCGGGCGCGTTGCCGCGTTCTTCACCGCGTGTGGAGCAGCTGCGCGCCCAGGAAGATTCGAACTTCCGACAACTGGTTCCGTAGACCAGTGCTCTATCCAGCTGAGCTATGGGCGCAATCTCTCGAGTAGCGGGCGCGATAGTAGTCTGAACGACGCGTATGTCAACGGTCTTCGCGCAGGTCAGTCGAGTCGGCGCCAGTCGGTGTCGCCATCGTCGGCGCCAGCCCCGGTGGGCCGCAGCCCGGTGCGCGGGGGCGGGCGAGGCGTCCCAGCCTTGTGGAAGACCACACGCTCCTGGAGACCCACCTCGAGCTCCGCGGGCGTGATCCGGTGGGTGCGCTCGGCGATGCGCATGAGCAACTGCAGGTGCCGCTGCCAGTGCTCGGGGAGCTCACCGTGCTCGGCCAGGCGGTGGGACCGGACGGGTGAAGGCAACACCGACGCGAGGAACAAGCACTCCGACAAGTTGAGCTCCAGCGGAGTGCGCCCGAAGTAGTGCGCGGCGGCCTGGGTGACGCCGTAGATGTCGGGCCCGAACTCGACCACGTTCAAGTAAAGCTCCATGAGCTCCTCCTTTCGGAAGACCTGCTCGAGGTAGTCGGCGAGCACGAGCTCCTCGAGCTTTCGCGAGAGCGTCTTCTCCCGCACGAGGAAGAGGTTCTTCGCGAGCTGCATGGTGATGGTGCTCGCGCCGCGGACGAAGCGGCGCGCCTTCACGTTCGCCACGACGCTCTGCTTGATCGCGGCGTGGTTGAAGCCGTGGTGGCGGAAGAAGCTGCCGTCCTCGGTGGTGGTGACGGCCGCGACGAGGAAGGGGCTGATGCCACCGAGCTCGGTCCAGTTGCCGCTGCCAGGACCCGTGGTCGCCTCGCCGCGCGAGCCGTCGGGGTGGACGATGGCGTGCGAGAAGGCGCCCTTGAAGCGCTCGCGCGAGAGGGCCCTCGGGACCTCGGTCGCGCGGCACCGGTCGTCGATCGCGTAGTCGAGCTCGAGGGCGTCGAGGTTCTTCGTGTCGAACGCGAGCCGACCGCTCGCGGTCAACGTGCCGGCAAAGCGGACGTCGCGCACGGTGGGCAAGAGCCCCGAGGGGACCCCCTCGGCGAGCTCCCGACAGCCGACGCTGGGCAGGTCGAAGGCGAGGTGGGCCTGGAGGTGGGAGGCGTCTTGCTCCATGCTGCCGCGGAGTCCAAGGCGCGCCGCTCCGACCACTACGCGGGCGTCGTCGAGCCGCAGCGAGCTGCTCGTGAGCAGGCCGCGACCGCCGACCGCGAGGCTCAACCCCCGGAGGGTCTCCCGCGAGAGCCGCGGCTGGCTGAGTGACGCGTTCGCGAGCTGAATCTCACCGTCGAACGTCACGCTCGCGCCCGGCGCGTCGAGCACGAGGCGGCCCTTGGCCATCGCCGTCGCGCGGCCCACGTCGACGAACCCGAGCGCGCCCTCGCGCAGGCCGAGGAGCGACAGCGGCAGCGGGCCCCCGTCGACGGTCAGCGAGGTCTCTCCGCTGGCGCCGATGGGCGCGTGCAGCTCGAGGCTCATGGGCGGGCTCGTCGCGGCCGCGGCCGACTTGAACGACACGTGCAGCGCCTGGCCCTGGCGGACGAACGCGAAGGGCCCAGGGCCTACGCTGACCGGGCTGTCGCCGCGGACCTCGACGGCGAGCGCGGCGGTCCGGAGGTCGCCGCCGTCGGGCAGGAGCTCGGCGAGGGCCAGCGTCGCGACCGAGAGGCGCGCGCGCGCGGCCGCGAGATCGGGGAGCGGGAGCGGCGAGAACGGCTCGGCGGAGTGTCTCTCCAATTGTTTGATATCGTTTGTTTTTTTTGCCCCTTGCGCGACGGGGAGCGCGGGGGGCGTGAGGGCGACGGGGGCGGCGGTCGGGGCGGCTGCGCTCCTCGGTCGGTCGAGCTCGAACCGCACCGAGTCGGCGCGCGCCGACCTGAACGTGCGCCCGCCCTCGAGCTCGAGGTGCGCGCCCCGGACCTCGAGGGCGATCCGATCGCGCTGCGCCCGGGCGAGCTCGGCCCGCGCCACGAACGCGCCGTCCGCGACGCTGACGTACCCGCCCGAGACCTCGAGCGCGCCCGCCGTCGAGCGCCAGTGGAGGGTCGCGTCCTCGACGACGAGCGCGCGGTCACGGGTGCGCGACGAGCCCGACGTGGGCGGCCGCTTCGCACGCCAGCGCAGCCACGAGGCCCGAAGGTCGCCTGGTTCGCCCTCGAGCGCCACGACGGGGCGGCTCGCCACGATGCGGGTCGGAGTGAGCCCGGCCGAGAGCGTGACGCGCACCTCCGGGATGGCCACCGAGGCGCCCTGCTCGCCCTCGGGAGTGACCCGCACGTTCTCGAGCCGCACGACGAAGAAGCCGACGCGGACGCGCTCGACCTCGACCACGAGGTGCGCGGCCTCGGCGCCGGCGGCCACCTTGGCCCGCACGACGGGCCCCGCCGCCACGAGCGCCCCCACTCCGCACGAGGCCAGCGCCACGAGCGCGCCGATGAGCACGCGGCGTCGAACGCGGGCGCGATCGAGCGGGCGAGCGGGCGGGCGGGCGGGCGGGGTCAAGGCGGCACCACCATAACGCGCGGCGGAGGCAACTCGAACTTCCCCGCCGCTCGAGGCGTGTGGGCGAGCCGGGGCGACGCTGGGGACGCCCAGCCGGGTGGCGGCGCGGAAGCGCGTTCAGTCGACCGAGACGTCGACGCCGGCCTCGTCGCCGCCGAGGCGGGGCGGGATGGCCCGGAAGAGGCGCTCGATCTCGTCGGCCCACTTCACGTCGTCGCCCCGGCGCAGCTCCAGATCGCGCGCGAGATCGGTGAGCTCCTGCTTACGAGCCGCTGAGAACCCGAAGAGCGCGGCGACGCGATCGAGCAGCTCCTTCTCCTTCGCGTCCACGTCATCGTCGACCCCCGACACCCAGGTCGCGGCCACGAACGCGAACGCGCGATCGCGCTCGGACAGGGTCTCGACGAGCAGCTCGTCCACCGTGAGCGGGTTCTCGAGGAGGCTCTCGAGCCGGTCGCGGAGCTCCTTCGAGAGGTTGAACACGTCCGCCGCGGCCTTCACCCCCTCGCGCTCGCGAGGTTCGAGCTTTCCGTCCGCCCACGCCATGATGATGAGGAGCACGAGAGTCTCGGTGCAGGCGTCAGCGCTGATCGTCAGGCGTTTCTTCATCTTCCCCTCGTTCGCGTGTGCAGGCCGGCGAGCGTACCGCGAAGCGAGGGGCCCGTCACGCGTGGACCGGCGCGGGCGGCCGACGAGCGGTTCGAGCGCGGCGCCCTGGCGCAGCGGCGCCAGGCGTGGCGTACCCTGCCGCCATGATCGATCAGCGACGACCCGCCGAAGTGACCGCGTCGTTCCGCGAGAGGCTCGCCGGAGCCCTCACCCCGTATGGCTTCGTCGCGAAGGCCAGCGGCGCGACGCTCGTCCGGTCGGTGCGGGCGCTGCGCGGTCAGCACGGCGCCCGCTCCCACCGCGTCGAGCTCTCGTCGAGCCACCGGAACGCGCCAGGCTACGTGGTGTGCCGGGCGGCGCTCACGTACACCGACGCCGACGTGAGGCGGCTCGACCGCGCGTGGTCGGCCGGCGGCCCGCTCGCCTACGGCGCCTTTGGCGATCTCGAGATCCCGGAGGACATCGCCGATCGGGAGAGCGCGGACGCGCTCCTCGCGCGCATCACCGCGAGCCTCCGCTTCTTCGCGTGGCTCGACGACGAGAAGCGGGTCGCCCGCGACGTGGGGCGGCGGTACATGCCAGGATTCTTCGCGCCTCGGCGCGTCGTGCCGTACCTCGCGGCGCGGCTCGGGCCGGGGGCCGCCCAGACCTACGCGG
This genomic window from Myxococcales bacterium contains:
- a CDS encoding VWA domain-containing protein, with protein sequence MADPRTLVRLTSELLWSLRREGFAIAPSQSLDVARAMVLLGFEDRGRLADAVAGLVDVRSARREAYDAAFHAFFDADSRVELDERLARAGVTASERAAVREYLALLVEAGAGDTTLAALLEGRGELTRLLAARPTAALLAGADAPLRAGFVAHRVLERLGATRAHSDLDALARDLRGAFGEARAAELMLLLRAELARTLAEARQHVRARARERERERERERGRPAGPLETPFDQLAPSEIAEVRLAVRRLVERLRGRDAVRRRRAARGKPAAGPTIRRSFQTLGIPVAPVFRARVRRRPRLVVLCDISESVRHAARFLLELTYLAQSLFDDTRTFVFVSELGETTRLFAERPISEALAAAFGGAVVPIASNSNYGRALRAFADAELEGIDRRTTVIVLGDGRTNYLDAGADALARIAARAGAVHWLCPEARAAWASGDSAMETYERHCTRVLEVRTARDLDRAVRAALG
- a CDS encoding redoxin domain-containing protein, with protein sequence MVVPRRPLRVSVALVGLTALLAPALTQASGPGGARHEAASLRPAWLGVGMDDAARSGAPASRVVVSHVVRGSPAEAAGLREGDRLVRVAGVEVREATQVIRLVSARAPGDLLALEVERAGARRALQATLREHPGPERVVRLEHVGSAAPPFDGALPIGRAPTSLAALRGQVVLLDFWATWCGPCRRVAPQLSALQARFGAQGLRVVGVTTDPIERAATFMELAGTKYPSLADPGGLVSRAYHVSSLPTLFVIDRRGVVRDVFVGFDPARDAALDTLVQSLLAEPDLPAPASAPGDAGAPEAGAR
- a CDS encoding nucleoside deaminase; protein product: MSDEPIPPHDPARIDLRTDDLRWMGVALEEADRAAAEGEVPVGCVLVKGGVEIARAHNRRESSQDPTAHAEVLAIRAAAREVGSWRLEGVTAYVTLEPCAMCAGALVLARVPRVVWGCRDPKGGAVATLFGVGVGDALNHRFESVEGVLAAAAADRLRRFFGALRARGKK
- a CDS encoding transglycosylase domain-containing protein gives rise to the protein MTPPARPPARPLDRARVRRRVLIGALVALASCGVGALVAAGPVVRAKVAAGAEAAHLVVEVERVRVGFFVVRLENVRVTPEGEQGASVAIPEVRVTLSAGLTPTRIVASRPVVALEGEPGDLRASWLRWRAKRPPTSGSSRTRDRALVVEDATLHWRSTAGALEVSGGYVSVADGAFVARAELARAQRDRIALEVRGAHLELEGGRTFRSARADSVRFELDRPRSAAAPTAAPVALTPPALPVAQGAKKTNDIKQLERHSAEPFSPLPLPDLAAARARLSVATLALAELLPDGGDLRTAALAVEVRGDSPVSVGPGPFAFVRQGQALHVSFKSAAAATSPPMSLELHAPIGASGETSLTVDGGPLPLSLLGLREGALGFVDVGRATAMAKGRLVLDAPGASVTFDGEIQLANASLSQPRLSRETLRGLSLAVGGRGLLTSSSLRLDDARVVVGAARLGLRGSMEQDASHLQAHLAFDLPSVGCRELAEGVPSGLLPTVRDVRFAGTLTASGRLAFDTKNLDALELDYAIDDRCRATEVPRALSRERFKGAFSHAIVHPDGSRGEATTGPGSGNWTELGGISPFLVAAVTTTEDGSFFRHHGFNHAAIKQSVVANVKARRFVRGASTITMQLAKNLFLVREKTLSRKLEELVLADYLEQVFRKEELMELYLNVVEFGPDIYGVTQAAAHYFGRTPLELNLSECLFLASVLPSPVRSHRLAEHGELPEHWQRHLQLLMRIAERTHRITPAELEVGLQERVVFHKAGTPRPPPRTGLRPTGAGADDGDTDWRRLD
- a CDS encoding TerB family tellurite resistance protein, whose product is MKKRLTISADACTETLVLLIIMAWADGKLEPREREGVKAAADVFNLSKELRDRLESLLENPLTVDELLVETLSERDRAFAFVAATWVSGVDDDVDAKEKELLDRVAALFGFSAARKQELTDLARDLELRRGDDVKWADEIERLFRAIPPRLGGDEAGVDVSVD